A genomic window from Alkalihalobacillus sp. AL-G includes:
- a CDS encoding (Fe-S)-binding protein, which yields METLLIINWLAFLFVTAYGIYLFAYVVKTRYEYIKLGKKAEFDHSMKERLQAILVNVFGQKKLLKDKKSGIIHVMMFYGFLMVQFGAIDMVWKGLAPGSHLPLGPLYPAFTLFQEFVTLMILVAVIWAFYRRYIEKLVRLKRGFKAGLVLLFIGGLMLSVLFGNGMEIIWHDLEGSWTAPVASTIAFLFSWVGETVAAVLFYVSWWIHLLILLTFLVYVPQSKHAHLIAGPLNVFLGRTHKVGRLAAIDFEDESQETFGVGKVEDFNQKQLVDLYACVECGRCTNVCPATGTGKMLSPMDLIVKIRDHLTEKGAAVTSRTPWVPGFAFQGTTGNQLAYAAQGKGVEESAAASEGSGGFEYTIDLIGEVITEEEIWACTTCRNCEDQCPVMNEHVDKIIDMRRYLVLTEGKMDSDGQRAIQNIERQGNPWGLSRKERDNWRDGHDDVHIPTVKEVEKAGEDFEYLFWVSSMGSYDNRSQKIALSLARIMNTAGIKFAILGNKEKNSGDTPRRIGNEFLFQEIATKNIELFQKHNVKKIITIDPHAYNTFKNEYPDFGLEGVEVHHHTELLAQWIREGRLNPTHEVNETITYHDSCYLGRYNEVYEPPREILKAIPGVTVVEMNRNRQNGMCCGAGGGMMWMEEDSGHRVNVARTEQAMEVNPTMIGSGCPYCLTMLSDGTKAKEVEDHIQTLDVVEILEKSVIGTEQKIAQ from the coding sequence GTGGAGACGTTATTGATCATTAATTGGCTTGCGTTTCTTTTTGTAACCGCTTACGGAATTTATTTATTTGCTTATGTAGTCAAAACGAGATACGAGTATATCAAGCTTGGAAAAAAAGCTGAGTTTGATCATTCAATGAAAGAACGTTTGCAAGCAATTCTTGTGAACGTATTCGGACAGAAAAAGCTTTTGAAGGATAAAAAAAGCGGAATCATCCATGTCATGATGTTTTATGGCTTTCTAATGGTTCAATTCGGCGCGATCGATATGGTTTGGAAGGGTCTTGCACCTGGATCTCATTTGCCGCTTGGACCGTTGTATCCGGCGTTTACCTTATTCCAGGAATTCGTTACGTTGATGATTCTTGTTGCAGTAATATGGGCGTTTTATCGTCGTTATATTGAAAAACTTGTTCGCTTGAAACGAGGATTTAAAGCAGGACTTGTCCTTTTATTTATCGGTGGACTAATGCTGTCTGTGCTGTTCGGAAATGGAATGGAGATCATCTGGCATGACCTAGAAGGCAGCTGGACAGCGCCTGTAGCAAGTACAATTGCATTCTTGTTCAGCTGGGTTGGAGAGACTGTAGCGGCAGTGTTGTTTTACGTGTCCTGGTGGATCCATTTGCTCATCCTTTTAACATTCCTAGTGTATGTTCCGCAATCCAAGCATGCACACTTGATCGCTGGTCCACTCAACGTCTTTCTCGGACGAACACATAAAGTTGGACGCCTTGCTGCGATCGATTTTGAGGATGAAAGCCAAGAAACGTTCGGTGTCGGAAAAGTGGAGGACTTCAACCAAAAGCAACTGGTTGATTTATATGCTTGTGTTGAATGTGGACGTTGTACGAATGTTTGTCCAGCAACTGGCACAGGAAAGATGCTTTCACCAATGGACCTGATCGTTAAAATTCGTGATCACCTGACTGAAAAAGGAGCAGCTGTTACGTCGCGTACTCCTTGGGTTCCTGGCTTCGCCTTTCAAGGCACGACAGGAAACCAGCTCGCCTATGCAGCTCAAGGTAAAGGTGTCGAAGAAAGTGCTGCAGCCTCTGAAGGCAGCGGCGGATTTGAATATACGATCGATTTGATCGGTGAAGTCATTACTGAAGAAGAAATTTGGGCATGTACGACGTGTCGTAATTGTGAGGATCAGTGCCCGGTCATGAACGAACACGTCGATAAAATAATCGATATGCGCCGTTATCTTGTTTTAACGGAAGGCAAGATGGATTCTGATGGTCAACGTGCGATCCAGAACATCGAACGTCAAGGAAACCCATGGGGCTTAAGCCGTAAAGAGCGTGACAACTGGCGCGACGGGCACGATGATGTCCATATTCCAACTGTAAAAGAGGTTGAAAAAGCCGGTGAAGATTTTGAATACCTTTTCTGGGTCAGCTCAATGGGCTCTTATGATAACCGAAGCCAAAAGATTGCCTTGTCACTTGCGCGTATCATGAACACGGCTGGAATCAAGTTTGCAATACTCGGTAATAAGGAGAAAAACTCCGGAGATACGCCTCGACGGATTGGGAACGAGTTCTTGTTCCAGGAGATTGCAACGAAAAACATCGAGTTGTTCCAAAAGCACAATGTTAAGAAGATCATTACGATCGATCCGCACGCATATAACACGTTTAAAAATGAATACCCTGACTTTGGTCTTGAGGGCGTTGAAGTGCACCATCACACTGAGTTGCTGGCACAATGGATCAGAGAAGGTCGTCTGAACCCGACACATGAAGTCAATGAAACGATCACGTATCATGATTCCTGCTACCTCGGTCGTTACAACGAAGTTTACGAACCACCGCGCGAAATTTTGAAAGCGATTCCTGGTGTTACGGTTGTTGAAATGAACCGAAACCGCCAAAACGGAATGTGCTGTGGAGCGGGCGGCGGAATGATGTGGATGGAGGAAGACTCAGGCCACCGTGTCAATGTCGCTCGGACAGAGCAAGCGATGGAAGTAAATCCGACAATGATCGGAAGCGGCTGTCCATACTGCTTAACAATGCTAAGCGACGGTACGAAGGCGAAAGAGGTAGAGGATCACATCCAAACACTGGACGTCGTTGAAATCCTTGAAAAATCCGTAATCGGAACAGAGCAGAAGATTGCTCAGTAA
- the cls gene encoding cardiolipin synthase has product MRSIFVLFVILFAIIVWFALDFYFGRQQHFSEKNTLFHPPRKGNAEFFSVGTQFFSTLFQDLKHAKSFIFVQFYIIRNDPIGNELLQILKNRAADGVEVYLLVDAVGSHKLPKKTIKQLRESGIFVAYSQRPKLPYLFYSLNRRNHRKITVVDSKVGYIGGFNVGEEYLGRDPRLGQWRDYHLRLTGDVLESFLEVIRFDWKVATSEDLFPPVTEPVENGAQSFQIFATNGAYMAHFFLEYIENAEQSIFIGTPYFIPGRKMVLALIAAVKRGVRVTILIPMKADHAFVKEAAFPYLLPLLHAGADVYRYYPGFYHAKVMMIDRKVCDIGTANFDKRSFYLNDEVNCLFDSPDLIHKIEKILEFDIQESERLTLPDLGNRSIIDRGKEMFALSISRFL; this is encoded by the coding sequence GTGAGGAGCATATTCGTCTTATTCGTTATTTTATTTGCGATCATTGTCTGGTTTGCTCTTGACTTCTATTTCGGCCGGCAGCAGCACTTTTCAGAAAAAAATACGCTCTTCCACCCTCCGAGAAAGGGAAATGCTGAATTCTTCTCAGTAGGCACTCAGTTTTTCTCAACCTTATTTCAAGATTTAAAGCATGCAAAGTCGTTCATTTTTGTGCAGTTTTACATTATTAGAAACGATCCGATCGGAAATGAATTGCTTCAAATATTAAAAAACCGGGCGGCTGACGGGGTCGAGGTCTACTTGCTGGTCGATGCAGTCGGAAGTCATAAATTACCTAAGAAAACGATCAAGCAGCTTAGGGAATCCGGCATATTTGTAGCCTATTCACAGCGTCCGAAACTTCCATACCTCTTCTATTCACTTAATCGAAGGAACCATCGAAAAATCACGGTTGTCGATTCCAAAGTCGGTTACATTGGGGGCTTTAATGTCGGTGAAGAATATCTAGGTCGTGATCCGAGGCTTGGGCAATGGCGTGATTACCACCTCAGACTGACAGGCGATGTACTCGAAAGCTTTCTGGAGGTAATCAGATTTGACTGGAAAGTGGCTACGAGTGAGGATCTATTTCCCCCCGTAACTGAACCTGTAGAAAACGGTGCTCAGAGCTTTCAAATATTTGCGACAAACGGAGCATACATGGCTCATTTTTTTCTCGAGTATATCGAAAACGCCGAGCAATCCATCTTTATCGGAACCCCGTATTTTATCCCTGGTCGAAAAATGGTACTGGCACTGATTGCTGCTGTTAAACGTGGTGTTAGAGTGACGATTCTTATTCCGATGAAAGCGGATCATGCTTTTGTAAAAGAGGCGGCTTTTCCCTATTTGTTGCCGTTGTTACATGCTGGAGCCGATGTGTATCGTTACTATCCGGGATTTTACCATGCAAAGGTGATGATGATCGATCGGAAGGTTTGTGATATCGGTACAGCGAACTTCGACAAACGAAGCTTTTATTTAAATGATGAAGTGAACTGTCTTTTTGATTCACCTGATTTGATTCATAAAATTGAAAAAATCCTAGAATTTGATATCCAAGAATCAGAACGGTTAACCTTACCTGATTTAGGGAATCGATCGATTATTGATCGAGGAAAAGAAATGTTCGCTTTGTCAATATCAAGGTTCTTATGA